One genomic segment of Cellulophaga sp. HaHaR_3_176 includes these proteins:
- a CDS encoding SGNH/GDSL hydrolase family protein, whose product MRLYSTLVLSFLFFSCSSTENIATQNIYETSNSTAAYHYLALGDSYTIGESVSKKNSFPLQLDTSLEDNLDTIVNTEIIATTGWRTDNLLKAIESGSIRDNYDLVTLLIGVNNQFQRTPFDQYKKEFTELIEKSIALTNENIENVIVISIPDYAYTPYAQSGSNREQISKEINLYNDFAQQTALAYNVAFINITDITRQGLENPNLVANDGLHPSAEAYAKFVERIYPIALSILK is encoded by the coding sequence ATGCGTTTATACAGTACTCTTGTTTTAAGCTTTCTATTTTTCAGTTGCTCTAGTACCGAAAATATCGCGACTCAAAACATATACGAAACCTCAAATAGCACGGCTGCATACCACTACCTTGCATTAGGTGATAGCTACACCATAGGTGAAAGTGTCTCTAAAAAAAATAGTTTTCCTTTACAATTAGATACTAGTTTAGAAGACAATTTAGACACTATAGTTAATACAGAAATTATTGCAACTACTGGTTGGCGAACAGACAATTTATTGAAAGCTATAGAAAGTGGTTCAATTAGAGACAATTATGATTTGGTAACACTTTTAATAGGTGTCAATAACCAATTTCAAAGAACACCTTTTGATCAATATAAAAAAGAGTTTACTGAATTAATAGAAAAATCAATCGCCTTAACTAATGAAAATATTGAAAATGTAATCGTAATTTCTATACCAGACTACGCATATACTCCTTACGCACAATCAGGTTCTAATAGAGAACAAATATCTAAAGAGATAAATCTTTATAACGATTTTGCACAACAAACAGCATTAGCATATAATGTTGCTTTTATTAATATTACTGATATTACAAGACAAGGTTTAGAAAACCCTAATTTGGTTGCTAATGATGGTTTACACCCATCAGCAGAAGCTTATGCTAAATTTGTTGAAAGAATATACCCGATTGCGCTTTCTATTTTAAAGTAG
- a CDS encoding 2Fe-2S iron-sulfur cluster-binding protein translates to MSDVKIKIKDRDGVHHEVDAPTDMNMNIMELVRAYELAPEGTIGVCGGMAMCASCQCYVESDTNLPEKSDDEDAMLAEAFYVKDNSRLGCQLHISEEMDGLEIELAPES, encoded by the coding sequence ATGTCAGACGTAAAAATAAAGATTAAAGACAGAGATGGGGTTCATCATGAAGTAGATGCTCCGACTGATATGAATATGAACATTATGGAACTTGTTCGAGCTTATGAGCTTGCTCCTGAAGGTACTATTGGTGTTTGTGGTGGTATGGCAATGTGTGCATCATGCCAGTGTTACGTAGAAAGTGATACTAATTTACCTGAAAAGTCTGACGATGAAGATGCAATGCTTGCAGAAGCGTTTTATGTAAAAGATAACAGCCGTTTAGGGTGCCAACTTCACATATCAGAAGAAATGGATGGGTTGGAGATCGAGTTAGCTCCTGAAAGTTAA
- a CDS encoding Pycsar system effector family protein, whose translation MENIISKTEDYVTQLLTSKLNSDYLYHNLRHTQRVVKSTKELLNYYNLKNEENVAITVAAWLHDTGYTQGPKNHEENSSEIAKNFLENLGCTPQFIQLVSDLIMSTIFGIEPKNLLEEIIKDADCSHFSQSSYLETSELLREEFANLDVANYSRKEWRNKNIELFQTQHRYYTDYAIENWQPKKDLNLEGLLKKKKKNNKLVKKEELKVNLKNKSPERGIQTMYRVTMRNHLKLSDIADTKANILLSVNAIIISLILSNLIPKLDNPSNDYLVIPAIIFVTFSVTSMIMSVLATRPNVTSGEFTKEDVENKKVNLLFFGNFHKMKLQDYEWAIQELIKDQEYVYNSLTKDLYFLGLVLDKKYKLLRWTYTIFMIGMVLSVIAFFVALKFYGPERIIELPV comes from the coding sequence ATGGAAAACATAATTTCTAAAACTGAAGATTACGTTACTCAATTATTAACAAGCAAACTTAATTCTGATTACTTGTACCATAATCTTAGGCACACGCAAAGAGTCGTTAAAAGTACTAAAGAATTACTTAATTATTATAATCTTAAAAACGAAGAAAATGTCGCAATTACGGTTGCTGCATGGCTACATGATACTGGATACACACAAGGCCCCAAAAATCATGAAGAGAATAGTTCTGAAATTGCTAAGAATTTTTTAGAAAATCTAGGCTGTACTCCTCAGTTTATTCAATTGGTTTCTGATTTAATCATGTCTACTATTTTTGGTATTGAACCTAAAAATTTATTAGAAGAAATTATTAAAGATGCTGATTGCTCTCATTTTTCACAGAGTAGTTATTTAGAAACTTCAGAGTTATTACGTGAAGAATTTGCTAACCTAGATGTTGCTAATTATTCTAGAAAAGAATGGCGTAATAAAAATATTGAATTATTTCAAACACAACATAGATATTATACTGATTATGCCATTGAAAATTGGCAGCCTAAAAAAGATTTAAATTTAGAAGGGCTATTGAAAAAGAAGAAGAAAAATAATAAATTAGTAAAAAAAGAGGAATTAAAAGTTAATCTAAAAAACAAAAGTCCAGAGAGAGGTATACAAACCATGTATCGTGTTACCATGCGCAATCACCTAAAATTAAGTGATATTGCAGATACAAAAGCAAACATTTTACTCTCTGTAAATGCAATTATAATTTCTTTGATATTATCAAACCTAATTCCGAAATTAGATAACCCGTCAAATGATTATTTAGTTATACCTGCTATAATTTTTGTGACTTTCAGTGTCACCTCAATGATTATGTCTGTATTGGCTACAAGACCAAATGTTACTAGCGGAGAGTTTACTAAGGAAGATGTTGAAAACAAAAAAGTTAATCTTTTGTTCTTTGGTAATTTTCATAAAATGAAACTGCAAGATTATGAGTGGGCAATTCAAGAATTAATAAAAGATCAAGAATATGTTTACAACTCACTTACTAAAGATTTATATTTTTTAGGCCTAGTACTAGACAAAAAATATAAATTATTGCGTTGGACCTATACCATTTTCATGATTGGTATGGTTTTATCTGTAATTGCTTTTTTTGTAGCATTAAAATTTTATGGACCTGAACGAATTATAGAATTACCTGTTTAG
- a CDS encoding ABC transporter ATP-binding protein: protein MAEKKVSILSAFKTIIWPRRNLVFIGLLLIVISKAASFVAPMSLKYLMDDIVPNENISFLKTLVGIVVIAFLVQAITSFLLTKVLSIQAQYLISELRAQVQKKVLSLPISFFDNTKSGSLVSRIMSDVEGVRNLIGTGLVQLVGGTITAIVSIILLVKISPEMTLMAFIPLILFAVISLKAFKIIRPVFRERGKINAEVKGRLTETLGGVRVIKGFNAEDQESKVFEEGVDRLYQNVKKSLTATAFMTSSSIFLLGLATTGIMMGYGGYLLIIKELTTGEYFEFTFLLALMVAPIVQMSNVGSQLTEALAGLDRTEELMNMTPEADEKDRTIVLDTIKGDMAFNNVSFAYEEDKEVLHNIDFEVKSGSVVALVGSSGSGKSTIAGLAATFLNPQSGNITIDGQDMSKVNLNSFRKNLGVVLQDEFLFEGTIRANILFPRPDASEEELQRAVNAAYVNEFTDRFEKGLETLIGERGVKLSGGQRQRIAIARAILADPKILILDEATSNLDTESETLIQKSLATLTEGRTTFVIAHRLSTIRKADQILVIENGRIAEQGTHDDLIAKEGRYYNLFTYQARI from the coding sequence ATGGCAGAAAAAAAAGTAAGTATACTTAGCGCTTTCAAAACAATTATTTGGCCTCGTCGAAACCTTGTTTTCATTGGCCTTTTATTAATTGTAATAAGTAAAGCTGCAAGTTTTGTAGCCCCAATGTCTCTTAAATATTTAATGGATGATATTGTTCCAAATGAAAACATTTCATTTCTAAAAACCTTGGTAGGTATCGTCGTAATTGCATTTCTTGTGCAAGCTATCACTTCTTTTTTACTAACAAAAGTATTAAGCATACAAGCACAATATCTAATCTCTGAATTAAGGGCTCAAGTACAAAAAAAAGTACTTTCATTACCTATTAGCTTTTTTGACAATACAAAATCTGGTAGTTTGGTTTCTCGTATTATGAGCGATGTTGAAGGTGTTAGAAATTTGATAGGCACTGGTCTTGTACAACTTGTTGGAGGAACAATTACAGCTATTGTTTCTATTATATTATTAGTGAAAATTAGTCCTGAGATGACACTTATGGCATTTATTCCATTAATTTTATTTGCAGTAATCTCATTAAAGGCATTTAAAATTATTCGTCCTGTTTTTAGAGAAAGAGGAAAAATAAATGCTGAAGTAAAAGGTAGGTTAACTGAAACTTTAGGCGGTGTACGAGTAATAAAAGGTTTTAATGCCGAAGATCAAGAAAGCAAAGTTTTTGAAGAGGGTGTTGATCGTTTATATCAAAATGTAAAAAAGAGCTTAACTGCAACTGCATTTATGACTAGTTCTTCAATATTTTTATTAGGCTTAGCTACTACTGGTATAATGATGGGGTATGGAGGTTATTTATTAATAATCAAAGAACTTACAACTGGAGAGTATTTTGAATTTACTTTTTTACTAGCTCTTATGGTAGCACCAATAGTGCAAATGAGTAATGTAGGGAGTCAATTAACCGAAGCTTTAGCTGGCTTAGACCGTACGGAGGAATTAATGAATATGACTCCTGAAGCTGATGAAAAAGACAGAACCATTGTACTTGATACTATTAAAGGTGACATGGCTTTTAATAATGTTTCATTTGCTTATGAAGAAGATAAAGAGGTTTTACATAATATTGATTTTGAAGTAAAATCTGGATCTGTAGTAGCCTTAGTAGGTAGTTCTGGTTCTGGAAAATCTACCATAGCAGGTTTAGCAGCAACGTTCTTAAACCCACAATCTGGTAATATTACTATTGATGGTCAAGACATGTCAAAAGTAAACCTCAACAGCTTTAGAAAAAACTTAGGTGTTGTTTTACAAGACGAATTTTTATTTGAAGGTACAATTAGAGCCAACATTTTATTCCCAAGACCAGATGCTAGTGAGGAGGAACTACAAAGAGCTGTAAATGCTGCTTATGTAAATGAATTTACAGACAGGTTTGAAAAAGGGTTAGAAACTTTAATTGGTGAACGTGGTGTAAAACTTTCTGGCGGGCAAAGACAACGTATTGCTATTGCAAGAGCCATTTTAGCTGACCCAAAAATATTAATTTTAGATGAAGCTACATCAAACCTAGATACTGAAAGTGAAACTTTAATTCAAAAAAGTTTAGCTACACTTACCGAAGGCAGAACAACCTTTGTTATTGCACACCGATTAAGTACTATTAGAAAAGCAGATCAAATATTAGTAATTGAAAATGGACGAATTGCAGAACAAGGAACACATGATGATTTGATTGCTAAAGAGGGTCGTTATTATAACCTGTTTACTTACCAAGCTAGAATATAA
- a CDS encoding metallophosphoesterase → MGKHFSLIIFLLLTGCATYHSKYENLEDSKDAKTTKEISHTLYLIGDAGLSPLGGMNPVLKSFKKKLNNASENSTAIFLGDNIYPAGLPDPIDSTLAYRTAASHLNAQISTLENFKGNKFFIPGNHDWYTEGLVGLEREQDYIQEKLDSDDVFFPEDGCPINIIEVNDDVVIVALDTEWYMTNWDKRPGMNDKCEIKSREKFFLEIEDIIKDYRDKTTIIALHHPVFTYGPHGGESSLKQQLFPTNRNIPLPILGSLANLLRKTAGPSIADKQNKLYTEFTDRITTLAQFSDKVIFTSGHEHTLQYIVEKGLPQIVSGSGSKKGVSRLINGSKFSTGAMGYATLEIYKDGSSKVRFFGLDKDGSETFLYGTEVLPSEVKYSPEEYETNFPATVEASVYEKEETEKSRFFKKVWGERYRKYYATKVKAPTVRIDTLFGGLKPVKMGGGHQSKSLRLQDKDGKEYVMRALKKSAELYLQSMLFQDQYVLEDLKDTYTQEILEDFYTGSHPYGPFTVATLSDAANLYHTNPVLYYVPKQEALKEFNANFGDELYMIEEHAGDGHGDLKSFGYADELKSTDTMLEDLRDDEKYSVDTSMYIRARLFDMVVGDWDRHTDQWRWVEQKDKKTKKVIYKPFPRDRDQIFSKMGDGALMNIATRVVNSLKIMEGFTEKIRSVKGFNSSPKTFVLDMVLFPETTFEQWQKEASFLQENLTPEVIDNALQHMPEEVRDKVTLEEIKRIVLARLSTIDQTASEYYSVLNRYAVIVGTDKDDWFEVNRINENETQVKAYRNIGDEKKKLFFEKTFNKKYTKEIWIYGLDDDDLFEVNGENKSAILVRLIGGQNNDIYDVEASKKVRIYDYKSKKSTFKNVKGAKVKLSDDYVLNTYQPLKPRVNSNLIIPTIGFNPDDGVKIGIQETYVRNNFRLNPFTQKHDFNASYFFATGGFEVGYKGEFAHIFENWNLEIAARVTTPNFSTNFFGFGNETENLDDDLSLDYNRVKLETLNFAPSLVWRGRMGSKFRAGLSYETIEVEETDDRFVNSFYQANGEETRNSFLGADVAYDYENKDNAAFPTMGMETALNIGYKKSITAGGNGFGYVIPSVAFNYKLISSGKLVLATKWKAHFNIGNDFEFYQGASIGGNDGLRGFRNQRFTGKTAYYQNTDLRFSFRKKRTSILPTALGFFGGFDYGKVWISDFDSKRWHTSYGGGLFLNTADILSINAGVFNSEDGLRATFGVGFGF, encoded by the coding sequence ATGGGTAAACATTTTAGTCTCATCATATTTCTTTTACTTACAGGGTGCGCAACCTATCATTCTAAATATGAAAATTTAGAAGATTCTAAAGATGCAAAAACGACTAAAGAAATATCACATACACTTTATTTAATAGGTGATGCTGGTTTATCTCCTTTAGGAGGAATGAATCCTGTTTTAAAAAGTTTTAAGAAAAAATTAAATAATGCATCTGAAAATAGTACAGCAATTTTTTTAGGAGATAATATATATCCTGCAGGTTTGCCAGACCCAATAGATTCTACATTGGCATATAGAACAGCAGCCAGCCATTTAAATGCACAAATAAGTACTCTTGAAAATTTTAAAGGGAATAAATTTTTTATACCAGGCAATCATGACTGGTATACTGAGGGACTTGTAGGTTTGGAAAGAGAACAAGATTACATTCAAGAAAAATTAGATAGTGATGACGTTTTTTTTCCAGAAGATGGCTGTCCGATAAATATTATAGAAGTTAATGATGATGTGGTAATTGTTGCTCTCGATACGGAATGGTATATGACAAACTGGGATAAAAGACCAGGGATGAATGATAAATGTGAAATAAAGAGTAGAGAAAAATTTTTCTTAGAAATAGAAGATATTATTAAAGATTATAGAGATAAGACTACTATAATTGCATTACATCATCCTGTTTTTACTTATGGTCCTCATGGCGGGGAAAGTTCTTTAAAACAACAACTGTTTCCTACTAACAGAAATATACCGTTGCCAATTTTAGGTAGTCTTGCAAATCTATTAAGAAAGACAGCAGGGCCATCAATAGCAGATAAACAAAATAAATTATATACAGAATTTACAGACAGAATAACAACCTTAGCTCAATTTTCTGATAAAGTTATTTTTACTTCTGGTCATGAACACACATTACAATATATTGTTGAAAAAGGCTTACCACAAATAGTAAGTGGTTCAGGGTCAAAAAAAGGTGTGTCAAGGTTAATAAATGGAAGTAAGTTTTCTACAGGCGCTATGGGTTATGCTACTTTAGAGATATATAAAGACGGCTCTTCTAAAGTTCGTTTCTTTGGATTAGATAAAGATGGGAGTGAAACATTTTTATACGGTACAGAAGTACTTCCTTCAGAGGTGAAATATAGCCCTGAAGAATATGAAACTAATTTTCCAGCTACAGTAGAAGCATCTGTTTATGAAAAAGAAGAAACAGAAAAATCTAGATTTTTCAAAAAAGTTTGGGGAGAAAGGTACCGAAAATACTATGCAACAAAAGTAAAAGCACCTACCGTTAGAATTGATACATTGTTTGGTGGTTTAAAACCTGTTAAAATGGGTGGAGGACACCAATCTAAATCATTACGACTGCAAGATAAAGATGGCAAAGAATATGTGATGAGAGCACTTAAAAAAAGTGCGGAATTATATTTACAATCTATGTTGTTTCAAGATCAGTATGTATTAGAGGATTTAAAGGATACTTATACGCAAGAAATTCTTGAAGATTTTTATACAGGCTCACATCCATACGGACCTTTTACAGTAGCTACCTTATCAGATGCTGCTAACTTATACCATACCAACCCTGTTTTGTATTATGTTCCGAAACAAGAAGCTTTAAAGGAGTTTAACGCAAATTTTGGAGATGAATTATATATGATTGAAGAGCATGCGGGAGATGGTCATGGAGATTTGAAAAGCTTTGGGTATGCTGATGAGTTAAAGAGTACAGATACAATGCTAGAGGATTTAAGGGATGATGAAAAATATTCTGTAGATACAAGTATGTATATACGTGCCCGATTGTTTGATATGGTTGTTGGCGATTGGGACAGGCATACCGACCAATGGCGTTGGGTTGAGCAAAAAGATAAAAAAACAAAGAAAGTTATATATAAACCATTCCCTAGAGACAGAGATCAAATTTTTTCTAAAATGGGAGATGGAGCTTTAATGAATATCGCAACTCGAGTAGTTAACTCTCTAAAAATTATGGAAGGTTTTACCGAAAAAATAAGAAGTGTAAAAGGTTTTAACTCATCACCTAAAACTTTTGTTTTAGATATGGTTTTGTTCCCAGAAACTACATTTGAGCAATGGCAAAAAGAAGCCTCTTTTTTACAAGAAAACTTAACGCCAGAAGTAATTGATAATGCACTTCAGCATATGCCAGAAGAGGTAAGGGATAAAGTAACACTTGAAGAAATTAAAAGAATAGTTTTAGCTCGGTTATCTACAATAGATCAAACGGCAAGTGAGTACTATTCAGTTTTAAATAGGTACGCAGTTATTGTAGGTACAGATAAAGATGATTGGTTTGAAGTTAATAGAATTAATGAAAATGAAACTCAGGTAAAAGCATATAGAAATATCGGAGATGAAAAGAAAAAGCTATTTTTTGAGAAAACTTTTAATAAAAAGTACACTAAAGAAATTTGGATTTATGGTTTAGATGATGATGATTTATTTGAAGTAAATGGTGAAAATAAAAGTGCAATTTTAGTTCGTTTAATTGGAGGGCAGAATAATGACATTTACGATGTTGAAGCTTCCAAAAAAGTTAGAATTTACGACTACAAAAGTAAAAAAAGCACATTTAAAAATGTAAAAGGTGCTAAAGTTAAATTGTCTGATGATTATGTCTTAAACACGTATCAGCCTTTAAAACCTAGAGTTAATTCTAATTTAATAATACCAACAATAGGTTTTAACCCTGATGATGGTGTTAAAATAGGAATACAAGAAACATATGTTCGTAATAATTTCCGTTTAAATCCATTTACCCAAAAGCACGATTTTAATGCATCATATTTTTTTGCAACAGGCGGTTTTGAAGTAGGGTATAAAGGTGAGTTTGCTCATATTTTTGAAAATTGGAATTTAGAGATAGCAGCAAGAGTAACTACACCAAATTTTTCAACAAACTTTTTTGGTTTTGGTAATGAAACTGAAAACTTGGATGACGATTTAAGTTTAGATTATAATCGTGTAAAATTAGAAACATTGAATTTCGCGCCGTCTTTAGTTTGGAGAGGAAGAATGGGGAGTAAGTTTAGAGCTGGGCTGTCTTATGAAACTATAGAAGTTGAAGAAACGGACGATAGGTTTGTAAATTCATTTTACCAAGCTAATGGAGAAGAGACTAGAAATAGCTTTTTAGGAGCAGATGTAGCTTACGATTATGAGAATAAAGATAATGCAGCTTTTCCAACAATGGGTATGGAAACAGCATTAAACATAGGGTATAAAAAATCAATAACAGCAGGTGGTAACGGTTTTGGTTACGTTATACCTAGTGTAGCATTTAATTACAAGTTAATTTCGAGTGGCAAGCTAGTACTGGCGACAAAATGGAAAGCTCATTTTAATATAGGAAATGATTTCGAATTTTATCAAGGTGCAAGTATTGGTGGAAACGATGGTTTAAGAGGGTTCAGAAATCAAAGATTTACAGGTAAAACTGCATATTATCAAAATACTGATTTGAGATTTAGTTTTAGAAAAAAGAGAACAAGTATTCTACCAACAGCTCTTGGGTTTTTTGGAGGATTCGACTATGGAAAAGTTTGGATATCTGATTTTGACTCAAAAAGATGGCATACGTCTTATGGAGGGGGATTATTTTTAAATACAGCCGACATTTTATCAATAAATGCAGGAGTATTTAATAGTGAAGATGGCTTAAGAGCAACTTTTGGAGTTGGTTTTGGATTTTAA
- a CDS encoding metallophosphoesterase, translated as MSSNTRLSRAYKNAKQVSFNNSSKFILFSDCHRGDNSFADDFANNRNIYFHALKHYFKEDFEYIELGDGDELWENSNFESIFNAHKNVFQLLKEFHIRGRLHMIWGNHDMIYKNPIYVKKNLNSYFEPIEGCEKELFEDINYNEAIILKHQETDQELFLTHGHQADWWNYTFWRVGRFLVRVLWKPLQVWGIADPTSPAKNYTELIKVERRIKRWIVKNKLLITIVGHTHRPRFPEPGDIPFFNDGSCVHPRSITGIEIENGNITLIKWHIATTEDGILRVVRVVLEGPQKISNYNKK; from the coding sequence ATGTCTTCCAATACTAGATTATCAAGAGCATACAAAAACGCAAAACAGGTTTCTTTTAACAATTCTTCTAAGTTTATTTTATTTAGTGATTGCCATAGAGGAGATAATAGTTTTGCTGATGACTTTGCGAACAACAGAAACATTTATTTTCATGCTTTAAAACATTATTTTAAAGAAGACTTTGAATATATTGAGCTTGGTGATGGTGATGAATTATGGGAAAATTCGAATTTCGAATCTATTTTTAATGCTCATAAAAATGTTTTTCAATTACTAAAAGAATTTCATATTAGAGGTAGGCTGCATATGATTTGGGGTAATCATGATATGATTTATAAAAACCCAATATATGTAAAGAAAAATTTGAATAGTTATTTTGAGCCTATTGAAGGTTGTGAAAAAGAACTTTTTGAAGATATAAATTATAATGAAGCTATTATTCTAAAACATCAAGAAACTGATCAAGAGCTTTTTTTAACGCATGGCCATCAGGCAGATTGGTGGAACTATACGTTTTGGAGAGTAGGTCGTTTTTTAGTTAGAGTACTTTGGAAACCGTTACAAGTTTGGGGTATTGCAGACCCTACTAGCCCTGCGAAAAATTATACAGAATTAATAAAAGTAGAGCGTAGAATAAAAAGATGGATTGTTAAAAACAAACTTTTAATAACTATTGTCGGCCATACTCATCGGCCTCGTTTTCCTGAACCTGGTGATATTCCCTTTTTTAATGATGGCAGTTGTGTTCACCCTAGAAGTATTACTGGCATAGAAATAGAAAATGGCAATATCACTTTAATTAAATGGCATATAGCGACTACCGAAGATGGTATACTTAGAGTTGTTAGAGTTGTTTTAGAAGGACCTCAAAAAATTAGCAATTATAATAAAAAGTGA
- a CDS encoding GAF domain-containing protein → MIENRISPLIQVISFDKLLKQYDAMADSSDTFQAAKAKFVLEAQAPYPILREGFKDYSLLKKYENVIKIILSDSFSEVLTTNEIKTASIPFDNVVFNSSKRFKKILKDAGGEEFIPVMRNFSDHQLYVMSCTVILSSYYGFQLDVRPPFFYDIIDEHGVMRHYRILYNADFIEILPTENAKDLSQDDIDELLENFDDLELWKEKIPVDSFICKGFVISSMFDVTSENAISEIKSSLIGNDKRGNDSFMTNLQEAFRSFFSVSDVKAGFVTYNSKKNQFEKVVGLGIESFILQHNQIKSCTEALCQNSYSKLLKDNTSFTISDVDKYVTLSDNSLPYKGLKEQNIKSAIFAPIADKGKLLGVLELVSYKKNALNSVNANKLVDIMPFIVSGVLRSMNEEENRIDAVIQNECTSVHSSVYWKFKEEAKRFITDGVENRASSFKEIVFKDVYPLYGQVDIKDSSIARNKAIQRDLMIHLSAINKVLSLAWEKNKLPVFEELMFRVNNHIDEVKEVLNTNSEQAIFNFVQDEITPVFEYLKKGDIDLEKAIISYESDIDMGTLSYYDHRRNYDESVMQINKKLSSVIDKKQLEAQEMFPHFFERYKTDGVEHNIYVGASIVDDKEFNPLYLSNLRLWQLQVMCEMENEHYLLKPLIPVPLDVASLMLVYSSSLAIRFRMDEKRFDVDGTYNARYEIIKKRIDKAYIKGTTKRITEPGKMVIVYSQKNDELEYLRYIKFLKSKEFFTGKIEIVELEGLQGVSGLKAIRADIRYKSENSPGAKTFTYEELIEEFNIKA, encoded by the coding sequence ATGATTGAAAATAGAATATCTCCATTAATTCAAGTTATTAGCTTTGATAAGTTATTAAAGCAATATGATGCTATGGCAGATAGTAGTGATACTTTTCAAGCAGCAAAGGCTAAATTTGTTTTAGAGGCTCAAGCACCATACCCGATTTTACGAGAGGGCTTTAAAGATTATTCATTACTTAAAAAGTATGAAAATGTTATAAAGATAATTTTAAGTGATTCCTTTTCTGAAGTTTTAACAACTAATGAAATTAAAACAGCATCAATACCATTTGATAATGTTGTTTTTAATTCATCGAAAAGGTTTAAAAAAATACTTAAAGATGCGGGGGGAGAGGAATTTATTCCTGTAATGCGTAATTTTTCTGATCACCAGCTATATGTTATGTCTTGTACAGTAATATTGAGCTCATATTATGGTTTTCAGTTAGATGTTAGGCCACCTTTTTTTTATGATATTATTGATGAGCATGGTGTCATGCGCCATTACAGAATATTGTATAATGCAGATTTTATAGAAATACTTCCAACAGAGAATGCAAAAGATCTTTCTCAAGACGATATTGATGAATTATTAGAAAACTTTGATGATTTAGAACTTTGGAAAGAAAAAATACCTGTAGATAGTTTTATTTGTAAAGGTTTTGTAATCTCTTCAATGTTTGATGTTACTTCTGAAAATGCTATTTCAGAAATAAAATCGAGCTTAATTGGTAACGATAAAAGAGGCAATGATAGCTTCATGACCAATTTACAAGAAGCTTTTAGATCTTTTTTTAGTGTGTCAGATGTAAAAGCTGGTTTTGTAACATATAATTCTAAGAAAAATCAATTTGAAAAAGTTGTAGGTTTAGGTATTGAAAGTTTTATTTTACAGCACAATCAAATAAAATCTTGTACAGAGGCACTTTGTCAAAATTCATACAGTAAATTATTAAAAGATAATACAAGTTTTACTATTTCTGATGTAGATAAATATGTTACTTTATCTGATAATAGTCTGCCTTATAAGGGTTTAAAAGAACAAAATATTAAGAGTGCTATTTTTGCACCCATTGCAGATAAAGGAAAATTGTTAGGTGTTTTAGAACTGGTTTCTTATAAAAAGAATGCTTTAAATAGTGTAAATGCTAATAAATTAGTGGATATAATGCCATTTATTGTATCGGGTGTTTTACGTTCTATGAATGAAGAGGAAAATCGTATAGACGCGGTTATTCAGAACGAATGTACATCTGTTCACTCTTCTGTTTACTGGAAATTTAAAGAAGAAGCTAAACGGTTTATAACTGATGGTGTTGAAAATAGAGCATCATCTTTTAAAGAAATAGTTTTTAAAGATGTTTATCCTTTATATGGTCAAGTAGATATTAAAGACTCATCTATAGCTAGGAATAAGGCTATACAGCGCGATTTAATGATTCATCTTTCTGCAATTAATAAGGTGTTGTCTTTAGCTTGGGAAAAAAATAAACTTCCTGTTTTTGAAGAATTGATGTTTAGGGTAAACAATCATATCGATGAGGTTAAAGAAGTTTTAAACACGAATAGTGAGCAAGCAATTTTTAATTTTGTTCAAGACGAAATAACACCTGTTTTTGAGTACTTGAAAAAAGGTGATATTGATTTAGAAAAAGCTATAATTTCATACGAGTCTGATATTGATATGGGAACACTCTCATATTATGATCATCGAAGAAATTATGATGAAAGTGTAATGCAAATCAATAAAAAGCTTTCTTCGGTTATTGATAAGAAACAGTTAGAAGCTCAAGAAATGTTTCCTCATTTTTTTGAACGTTATAAAACGGATGGGGTAGAGCATAATATATATGTAGGCGCTTCAATTGTTGATGATAAAGAATTTAACCCTCTTTATTTAAGTAATTTAAGATTGTGGCAACTTCAGGTAATGTGTGAGATGGAAAATGAACATTATCTTTTAAAACCATTAATACCCGTGCCATTAGATGTAGCATCTTTAATGTTAGTATACAGTTCATCATTAGCTATCCGTTTTAGGATGGATGAAAAACGATTTGATGTTGATGGCACATACAATGCTCGTTATGAGATTATTAAAAAAAGAATAGATAAAGCATATATAAAAGGCACAACAAAGCGTATTACAGAGCCAGGTAAAATGGTTATTGTATACTCGCAAAAAAATGATGAGCTTGAATATTTAAGGTATATAAAGTTTTTAAAATCTAAAGAATTTTTTACTGGTAAAATAGAAATTGTTGAGCTAGAAGGCCTTCAGGGTGTTTCGGGTTTAAAGGCAATACGTGCTGATATTCGTTATAAATCAGAAAACTCTCCAGGAGCTAAAACGTTTACTTATGAAGAACTTATTGAAGAGTTTAATATAAAAGCTTAA